The DNA segment ACTCTCGCTGTTGCTAGTTTTCAGATGTTCTGCAAGTACAGAGAATCCCTCTTCCTTAGCGGGGTCCATCGTTTCGTAGCGGATATGTGAGATGAAGCAGTTGACCAGCTCATTGTCCCAAGCTTCAGGTTTGATGTACTTTGGCAATTGTCCCAGCAGATAGTTACGATATTCAGAATCATTGTAAGGAGTACGTCCAATGCCAACAATCTCAAATCTCTCGGGTAAACGTTTCTCGGAGAAGAGATCAAAGAGTGCCGGAAAGAGTTTACGTTTGGCAAGATCACCCGAAGCACCGAATATGATGAATGAAAATGACTTTGGTATCATAACTCAGATATGATATATGATTATACATTATAACTGCCTGAATGAGTGTTGCCGCCCTTGCCGGTCCAGTCCTCATGGAAGAACTCTCCGCGTGGCATATCAATGCGTTCAAAGGTATGCGCGCCAAAGAAGTCACGTTGTGCCTGTATCATGTTTGCAGGGAGGCTGGCTGTGGTGAGCGACAGATAGTAGTTGAGAGCAGAACTGAATGCCGGCACAGGAAGCTCTGCCTGAAGTGCTGTGATGACCAGTTCTTTCCATCCTTTAAGGGCTTGTTTCGTATCTGCTGCGAACTTTGGTGCAAAGAGCAGATGCATAGGTTTCTCTGAAGCTTGGTATGCATCAGAGATATCATTCAGAAAGGCCGAACGAATAATACAGCCTGCACGCCACATTCGTGCGATGGAAGCGAGGTTGAGGTTCCATGAGAACATGTCTGACGCCTTTTGCAGCACGGCAAATCCCTGAGCGTAAGATACTAACTTTGAAGCATAGAGTGCTTGTTCGATATCATCGACAAGTGATAGATCGGTCACTGCATCTACCTTACGGTCTTTCGCTAAACGTTTGGCCGCTTCCACACGCAGGCTCTTGTCTGAAGAGAGACTACGTTCGAACACTGCAGATGCAATCAGCCCCAGCGGCATGCCGAGTTCCATCGCATTGATGACCGACCACTTTCCTGTTCCTTTCTGTCCGGCAGTATCCAGAATCTTATCAATCAGATAGTCACCGTCCTTATCTTGGTGACGTAGCACCTGAGCAGATATTTCCATCAGATAACTGTGCAACCGTCCTTCGTTCCAATGTTCAAAAACAGAGGCGATTGCTTCATTATCCATCTTCTTGAGATGTTTCAGCAGGAAGTAAGCCTCGCTGATGAGTTGCATATCACCATATTCTATACCGTTATGGATCATTTTTACAAAATGTCCCGATCCTCCCGGGCCAACCCAGTCGCAACAGGGGGTATTGTCTTCAGCCACAGCAGCAATCCGCTGCAATATCGGCTTCACATCAGTCCATGCCGACTGTGATCCTCCGGGCATGATAGAGGCCCCATGCAAGGCTCCGAACTCTCCACCACTCACGCCTGTTCCAATAAATCTGAATCCACGTTTTTCTGTCTCAATCACACGGCGGTTGCTGTCCTCATAATTGGAGTTACCACCATCAATGATTATATCTCCGGGTGAAAGCAACGGGAAAAGCTGGTCCATAAGTTGGTCTACAGCATTCCCGGCACGCACCATCATCATAATTTTACGTGGAGTATTGAGGTTTTTTACCAAATCACTGATTTCTGTACAACCTATGATATTCTTTCCTTTGCCACGTCCATTCACAAACCGTTCTACCACACCTTCTTCAACACCGGGTACAGTACGGTTGTACACAGCAACAGCAAAGCCTTTGCTCTCCATATTCAATACTAGGTTCTCGCCCATCACGGCAAGTCCTATTAAACCAATATCTGCTTTCTTGTCCATAATTAATATTTTAAATTTGCCATAATTATGATTCGGGTTGTTGTCAGTATCTTTGACAACGTTTGCAAATATACATTTTATGTTTAATACTACAAACTTAAATTTGGTATTTTTCAGAAAAAGCAGAATATGCGTAAACCATAGATATAAGCAAACAACTAAAATTAAGAGTAAATGCCATTAATAATATATCATTTAGGGTATATTTTTATGTTTTTTGAATAAAATATACCCTAAATGGTATAAATTAGAAAATA comes from the Xylanibacter oryzae DSM 17970 genome and includes:
- the gnd gene encoding decarboxylating NADP(+)-dependent phosphogluconate dehydrogenase; translation: MDKKADIGLIGLAVMGENLVLNMESKGFAVAVYNRTVPGVEEGVVERFVNGRGKGKNIIGCTEISDLVKNLNTPRKIMMMVRAGNAVDQLMDQLFPLLSPGDIIIDGGNSNYEDSNRRVIETEKRGFRFIGTGVSGGEFGALHGASIMPGGSQSAWTDVKPILQRIAAVAEDNTPCCDWVGPGGSGHFVKMIHNGIEYGDMQLISEAYFLLKHLKKMDNEAIASVFEHWNEGRLHSYLMEISAQVLRHQDKDGDYLIDKILDTAGQKGTGKWSVINAMELGMPLGLIASAVFERSLSSDKSLRVEAAKRLAKDRKVDAVTDLSLVDDIEQALYASKLVSYAQGFAVLQKASDMFSWNLNLASIARMWRAGCIIRSAFLNDISDAYQASEKPMHLLFAPKFAADTKQALKGWKELVITALQAELPVPAFSSALNYYLSLTTASLPANMIQAQRDFFGAHTFERIDMPRGEFFHEDWTGKGGNTHSGSYNV